A genomic segment from Janthinobacterium sp. 64 encodes:
- a CDS encoding YeaH/YhbH family protein, translated as MTYLIDRRLQSKNKSAVNRERFLRRYKGQIKDAVGRAIKGRSITDVENGEKVSIPVKDVGEPSFGHAHGGVWEVVNPGNKEYLKGDQIARPKGGGGGGRGKAGNSDETTEDDFIFELSREEFMNYFFEDLELPHMVKTQLTATTEFKNQRAGYNMSGTPSNIHVLRSLRGALGRRIAVGGGARKQLAQAEEDLAALLLDGAPDSDPLVTELRRLIHHLHTRLLAIPFIDPFDLRYSNRIKVPKPMTQAVMFCIMDVSGSMDESRKDTAKRFFILLYLFLKRVYDKIEVVFIRHHTAAAEVDEHEFFNSRESGGTVVSSALHLLNTIIDERYGAGQWNSYVAQASDGDNWDNDSVLCRQLLINTILPKVQYYTYVEITDGPQQNLWEQYAGVLDHHAHFAMQKIVTPADIYPVFRELFKKQVK; from the coding sequence AGGATGCCGTGGGGCGCGCCATCAAGGGGCGCTCGATCACGGACGTCGAGAATGGCGAAAAGGTCAGCATCCCCGTCAAGGACGTGGGCGAACCGTCGTTCGGCCACGCGCATGGCGGCGTGTGGGAAGTGGTCAATCCCGGCAATAAGGAATACCTGAAAGGCGACCAGATCGCCCGGCCGAAAGGCGGCGGTGGCGGCGGGCGTGGCAAGGCGGGCAATAGCGACGAGACGACGGAAGACGATTTCATCTTCGAATTGTCGCGCGAAGAATTCATGAACTATTTCTTCGAAGACCTCGAATTGCCGCACATGGTGAAAACCCAGCTGACGGCCACTACGGAATTCAAGAACCAGCGCGCCGGCTACAATATGTCGGGCACGCCATCGAACATCCACGTGCTGCGCTCCCTGCGCGGCGCGCTGGGCCGGCGCATCGCCGTCGGCGGCGGCGCCCGCAAGCAGCTGGCGCAGGCCGAGGAAGACCTGGCCGCCCTGCTGCTCGACGGCGCACCCGACAGCGACCCGCTGGTGACGGAACTGCGCCGCCTGATCCACCACCTGCACACGCGATTGCTGGCGATTCCCTTCATTGACCCGTTCGACTTGCGCTACAGCAACCGCATCAAGGTGCCCAAGCCGATGACGCAAGCCGTCATGTTCTGCATCATGGACGTGTCCGGTTCCATGGACGAATCGCGCAAGGACACGGCCAAGCGCTTCTTCATCCTGCTGTATCTGTTCCTCAAGCGCGTCTACGACAAGATCGAGGTCGTCTTCATCCGCCACCATACGGCGGCGGCCGAAGTGGACGAGCATGAATTCTTCAATTCGCGCGAGTCGGGCGGCACCGTCGTGTCGTCCGCCCTGCACTTGCTCAATACCATCATCGACGAACGTTATGGCGCCGGGCAATGGAACAGCTATGTGGCGCAGGCCTCCGACGGCGACAACTGGGACAACGATTCCGTGCTGTGCCGCCAGTTGCTGATCAACACCATCCTGCCCAAGGTGCAGTACTACACCTATGTCGAGATCACCGACGGTCCGCAGCAAAACCTGTGGGAGCAATATGCGGGCGTGCTCGACCATCACGCCCATTTCGCCATGCAAAAGATCGTCACGCCGGCCGATATCTACCCGGTCTTCCGCGAACTGTTCAAGAAACAGGTGAAATGA
- a CDS encoding SpoVR family protein, with product MSAAFDRASNTPGEPFERLRHPNALPEQSEWTFELIEQIHEEIRRVAKQFGLDTYPNQLEIITAEQMMDAYTSVGMPVSYNHWSFGKHFLSTEKSYKRGQMGLAYEIVINSNPCIAYLMEENSLTMQSLVIAHAAYGHNSFFKGNYLFRAWTDADAIIDYMVFAKNYIAECEQRHGVDAVELLLDSCHAIQNYGVDRYKRPAKLSMAKEYARQKEREAYVQSQINQLWRTLPRREEDEDEDEQRKAAPRFPPEPEENLLYFIEKYAPLLEPWQREMVRIVRKISQYFYPQRQTQVMNEGWATFWHYTILNQLYDEGVVGDGFMMEFLKSHTNVVYQPPIDSPYYSGINPYALGFAMMSDIRRICEHPTDEDRAWFPDMAGSDWRKSLDFAMRNFKDESFIAQYLSPRLIREFHFFAVLDDDKNEKLAISAIHDDAGYRYVRQQLAEQYNLGNREPNIQVWSVNTRDDRALTLRHTQFQRRPLNQQAAEVLKHVARLWGFDVHLDTVDPQGVVLGTLNCRREKRNRRDDPVVRP from the coding sequence ATGAGTGCAGCCTTTGACCGCGCCAGCAACACCCCGGGCGAGCCGTTCGAGCGCCTGCGCCACCCGAACGCCCTGCCCGAGCAGTCGGAATGGACGTTCGAGCTGATCGAGCAAATCCACGAGGAAATCCGCAGAGTGGCGAAACAGTTTGGCCTCGACACCTATCCGAACCAGCTGGAAATCATCACGGCCGAGCAGATGATGGATGCCTACACGTCGGTCGGCATGCCCGTGTCGTACAACCACTGGTCGTTCGGCAAGCATTTTCTGTCCACCGAGAAAAGCTACAAGCGGGGCCAGATGGGTCTGGCCTACGAGATCGTCATCAACTCGAACCCCTGCATCGCCTATTTAATGGAGGAAAACAGCCTGACCATGCAGTCGCTGGTGATCGCGCATGCGGCCTACGGCCACAACTCCTTCTTCAAGGGCAACTATCTGTTCCGCGCCTGGACGGATGCGGACGCCATCATCGACTATATGGTGTTTGCCAAGAACTACATCGCCGAATGCGAGCAGCGCCATGGCGTCGATGCGGTGGAATTGCTGCTCGACTCGTGCCACGCCATCCAGAACTATGGCGTGGACCGCTACAAGCGCCCGGCGAAACTGTCGATGGCGAAGGAATATGCGCGCCAGAAAGAGCGTGAAGCCTATGTGCAGTCGCAGATCAACCAGCTGTGGCGTACCTTGCCCCGGCGCGAGGAAGACGAGGACGAGGATGAGCAGCGCAAGGCCGCCCCCCGCTTTCCGCCGGAACCGGAGGAAAACCTGCTGTACTTTATAGAGAAGTACGCGCCGCTGCTGGAACCGTGGCAGCGCGAGATGGTGCGCATCGTGCGCAAGATTTCCCAGTATTTCTATCCACAGCGGCAAACCCAGGTCATGAACGAAGGCTGGGCCACCTTCTGGCACTACACGATATTGAACCAGCTGTATGACGAGGGCGTGGTGGGCGACGGCTTCATGATGGAATTTCTGAAAAGCCATACCAACGTGGTCTACCAGCCGCCCATCGACAGTCCCTATTACAGCGGCATCAATCCATATGCGCTGGGTTTTGCCATGATGAGCGACATCCGCCGCATCTGCGAGCACCCGACGGACGAAGACCGCGCCTGGTTCCCCGACATGGCCGGCAGCGACTGGCGCAAGAGCCTGGACTTTGCCATGCGCAATTTCAAGGACGAAAGCTTCATCGCCCAGTATCTGTCGCCGCGCCTGATCCGCGAATTCCACTTCTTTGCCGTGCTCGACGATGACAAGAATGAAAAGCTGGCCATTTCCGCCATCCACGACGATGCCGGCTACCGCTACGTGCGCCAGCAGCTGGCCGAGCAGTACAACCTGGGCAACCGCGAGCCGAACATCCAGGTCTGGTCCGTCAATACGCGCGACGACCGCGCATTGACTCTGCGCCACACGCAATTCCAGCGCCGCCCGCTGAACCAGCAGGCAGCCGAGGTGCTCAAGCACGTGGCACGGCTGTGGGGCTTCGATGTGCACCTCGATACGGTCGATCCGCAAGGGGTCGTCCTGGGCACCTTGAATTGCCGACGGGAAAAACGTAACCGGCGCGATGACCCGGTTGTCCGGCCATGA